The window TCCTTGCCAAGGGTCTTCGTCAATCGGTCTCGAAGTCGGCGGATGTCGATTTCAATCGGGCCCGGATCAGGCCCGGGCGGCCACTTGATCGGCGGCAACTTCAGCAGGATCTCGTAGACGTTGATCCACCACGGCCACCGCCGGGGGCAGTACTGCTTCACCTGCGGCGGCTCGCCGGCATAGGTATAGTTGAGTTGCTCCTGCGCGCGAAGAATGTCGCAACCAGTCATTGTGACTTGCTTTGCGTTCTCGTCAAAGAAGACAAACTTTTTTGTTTTCCACGTTGAATCCGTCAGCGGATTGCTCCGCCCGCCGCCTTGCGCGAGCCAGGCGTTCCATATGCGATCGATATTGCAGTGATGCAGATAAAAGATCGGGTCCTGCGCGGCGGTCGACACGGACCCCATCCAGCCGCCGGTTGAGCCAAAAGCGATGTGAACCGCGGCGTGGGGGGTGCCTTCGAGATTCCCGCTAAATGAATTGAAAGCCAACTGCGGCAGGCACCCGGCTGTGGAAACTGTTGAAGCCTGCAAAAATGAGGTTCCGGCATTCCATCCGCTCCCGCGATCAGCATCAGGGACATGGAGTCCGGTGCCCGCTGCCCCAAAGGGTGGCGGAAGATGGCGCTCGGACGCTAACTCGTAATTCCAGAATGGAAGGGCGAAGTTCGGATCTCCCGATTGCTTGCGAATTATTCGTTCGAACCAGTAGAGGTACATCCGGTGCCACGAAAGGAATTCAAGAGAGCCGTGCTCACACGTTCTCCACCCTGGGAATGAGCCGCTCAAAGTCGTCCCGTGGATCGCCGCCTGGTAGGCCCAGCTCAACGGGTTTGTGGCCGGCAATGCCTTCATCGCCGTGATGGCATTCCCGTAGGATACGAGCGCAGGTGTGGTAGCGGTCATCCCCCCGACATCCATTCGTATGTTTGGAGAGGCCGCGAGTAACCTCCTGGCGTCGAATAACGTGGTACCCGCGACTGCGCCGACAGCGGTCTTTAGGAACTTTCTCCGTGTGTGGAACATAATCACCTCCAATGCAGGCTAACCGTCCATATATTGAATACGGGAAATCAATCAGGAAGTTTCCCAAGGACAGGGTCGCGCTTTCATGCGTCGGGTCCAAGCATTTTAGATTTGAATTCAGCAGGTCGGGAGCGTCGCCGATGCGCGCTCACCTAAGCGCTTGAGCCGCGAAGGGTCACGACACGAGCCAGAAGGGCAGCGCGGCGGGCGGGGACGTAGCTGGTGATAAGGACGGCGATGATCACCGGTCCTTCGGGGTGACTTCCACTATGCCCGATTAGTAACTTCGGAAAGAGAAAAAGCTAACCGGCACGCGGACCTCGGCCAGCGCGCCCGGCTGGAACTTCATTTTCATCAACCGGTTAATGGCTCGGTCATCGAGTTCCTTAACACCCGTGGACTTGATCGGCCGCGCGTTCGCGACCGTCCCATCTGGTCGCAGCAAGAGGAGAAATAGGCCGGAGCCGTGTCCGAAATCGATATGGCGATTGACGGTCTCGGAAGGCGGCTCGTAGGTGATCAGGTTCATAACCTCCGGCCCGGTGATGGTTCGGCCCTTTACCGTTTTTGCAGAGATCACGTCCGGAAAGTGCGCGCCCCGTTCCAAGGTAATCTGGAGCGCGGTCCAAGTGTTGCCTGCTCCCCGACGCGCCACCACATCGACACCGGCGCCAGTCGTGATGTTGTCAAAGGTCGCGGCAGCCCCGCCCCGCAGAGTGATCTTCGTTGCCTTTTGCACACGCACGACAAAACGCGCTCCGAGCTCAATCGTGATCGTGCGGGCGGAGCCGTCGATTGCTTTCACCTGGCCATAGAAACGCTGGACGTCGCCGGTCTTCGATAGAAGTGGACTTGGGGGGATAACGATATCCCGCGCTGCGTAGCTCGGGAAGCTAAGGCAAAAAAAGCAACTTACGAGCGAAACGCGAAGGATGGCGGTTAGCGAGGTGGTCATCATGTTAAATTCGGATGGGATTTCCAAGCTGGTCGGTTGCTACGCGCTGGAGCCGCGCAAGGTGGCGACGGGAGCCAGGAGGGCGGCGCGGCGGGCGGGGACGTAGCTGGCGATGAAGACGGCGATGATGGCGAGAATGGTGGCCCAGAGATAGTGGCGCCAATCCCAGGTGACCAGGAAATGGTTGGCGTAAATCAGGCCGCGAATCCGGATCGGGATGCGGGAGACGGCCCAGGTCAAAAAGGCGCCGGCCAGGCAACCGACGAGCGAGCCGGCGGTGGCGATCATGGCGCCCTGCCAGAGAAAGATGGAAGAGATGTCGCGAGCGCGGTAACCCATCGAACGCAGGATCGCGATCTCCTTGATCTTCGAGAGGACCGACATGGTGAGGACGTTGAAGATGCCGAAGCCGGCAA is drawn from Chthoniobacterales bacterium and contains these coding sequences:
- a CDS encoding tyrosinase family protein, which produces MTATTPALVSYGNAITAMKALPATNPLSWAYQAAIHGTTLSGSFPGWRTCEHGSLEFLSWHRMYLYWFERIIRKQSGDPNFALPFWNYELASERHLPPPFGAAGTGLHVPDADRGSGWNAGTSFLQASTVSTAGCLPQLAFNSFSGNLEGTPHAAVHIAFGSTGGWMGSVSTAAQDPIFYLHHCNIDRIWNAWLAQGGGRSNPLTDSTWKTKKFVFFDENAKQVTMTGCDILRAQEQLNYTYAGEPPQVKQYCPRRWPWWINVYEILLKLPPIKWPPGPDPGPIEIDIRRLRDRLTKTLGKDTEFALQLTDVTADRQPNVYWEIYFGLPKEERATSESPHYIGNLALFGGGVRGPEGHGAAHGAAFAFRIDEALKASLSQENQGPVLLQFVARGAGTNEPKELRSNASVNIGNAVISVRRSQEKKD
- a CDS encoding energy transducer TonB, whose translation is MMTTSLTAILRVSLVSCFFCLSFPSYAARDIVIPPSPLLSKTGDVQRFYGQVKAIDGSARTITIELGARFVVRVQKATKITLRGGAAATFDNITTGAGVDVVARRGAGNTWTALQITLERGAHFPDVISAKTVKGRTITGPEVMNLITYEPPSETVNRHIDFGHGSGLFLLLLRPDGTVANARPIKSTGVKELDDRAINRLMKMKFQPGALAEVRVPVSFFSFRSY